From a single Candidatus Eremiobacteraceae bacterium genomic region:
- a CDS encoding DUF1800 domain-containing protein, whose protein sequence is MISQPQDDKFRPRGSVDTSSALLPYRGPWSPRLAAHLLRRAGFGGSPAETDAAANAGMNAAVDGLLDPRPDSLPAAPQGDLTYDPMAPPQQRRDAYLRAASWWLDRMLQTPNPLIERMTYFWHNHFTSGVQGGITPAMMVVQNRLFRANALGNYADLTHQVARDPAMLLYLNGNQNRKQHPNENFARELMELFSMGVGNYTEQDVRESARAFTGWIVPRDGASSSFVARFHDAGSKTFLGHTGAFAGDDIIDIIMGQPATAQFMARKFLRNFVYDDPEQELVDATAGRFRDAKYDVAALLDTLLRSNVFYSDRAYRSIVKSPVDLVVGSLRTIGVTTSTPRIIGAMNAMDQVLMRPPNVAGWPGGSQWLNQGTILARLNFLNQLVSFRAPVSEQMQAMPAAAGPVAWIAGVSQTDAAAVAARVLDLTVQDDATDEQRQSIVGFLTTDGVGNPVELNGENIDEKVRGAMSLAMALPAYQLE, encoded by the coding sequence ATGATCTCACAGCCGCAGGACGACAAATTCAGACCAAGGGGCAGCGTCGACACATCGAGCGCGCTGCTGCCGTATCGCGGGCCGTGGAGTCCCCGACTCGCCGCTCACCTCCTCAGACGCGCGGGATTCGGGGGCTCGCCGGCCGAGACCGACGCTGCCGCAAACGCCGGCATGAACGCCGCAGTCGACGGTCTCCTCGACCCACGGCCCGACTCGTTGCCGGCCGCACCCCAAGGCGATCTCACCTATGATCCGATGGCGCCGCCGCAGCAGCGGCGCGACGCGTATCTTCGCGCGGCGTCATGGTGGCTCGACCGTATGCTCCAGACGCCGAATCCGCTCATCGAGCGGATGACCTACTTCTGGCACAATCATTTCACGAGCGGGGTGCAAGGCGGCATCACGCCCGCCATGATGGTCGTGCAAAACCGGTTGTTCCGCGCTAATGCGCTCGGGAACTACGCCGACCTGACGCACCAGGTCGCTCGCGATCCGGCGATGCTCCTCTACCTGAACGGCAACCAGAACCGCAAGCAGCATCCGAACGAGAACTTCGCGCGCGAGCTCATGGAGCTGTTCTCGATGGGTGTCGGCAACTACACCGAGCAAGACGTCCGCGAAAGTGCGCGCGCGTTCACAGGCTGGATCGTGCCGCGCGACGGCGCGAGCTCGAGCTTTGTCGCTCGCTTCCACGACGCCGGTTCGAAGACGTTCCTCGGGCACACCGGCGCGTTCGCGGGCGACGACATCATCGACATCATCATGGGTCAGCCGGCGACGGCGCAGTTCATGGCGCGCAAGTTCCTGCGCAACTTCGTCTACGACGATCCAGAGCAAGAGCTCGTCGACGCGACCGCGGGGCGGTTTCGCGACGCGAAGTACGACGTCGCCGCGCTGCTCGACACGCTGCTGCGCTCCAACGTCTTCTATTCCGACCGCGCATACCGGAGCATCGTCAAGAGCCCGGTCGACCTCGTCGTCGGTTCGCTTCGCACGATCGGCGTGACGACGTCGACGCCGCGCATCATCGGCGCGATGAACGCCATGGACCAAGTGCTCATGCGGCCTCCGAACGTCGCCGGTTGGCCCGGCGGATCGCAATGGCTCAACCAAGGCACGATCCTCGCGCGGCTCAACTTCCTCAATCAGTTGGTCTCGTTCCGCGCGCCGGTGTCGGAGCAGATGCAAGCGATGCCCGCCGCGGCAGGGCCGGTCGCGTGGATAGCCGGCGTCTCGCAGACCGATGCCGCCGCGGTCGCCGCCCGCGTGCTCGATCTGACCGTGCAGGACGACGCCACGGACGAGCAGCGACAATCGATCGTCGGCTTCCTCACGACGGACGGCGTCGGTAATCCGGTCGAGCTCAACGGCGAGAACATCGATGAGAAGGTGCGCGGCGCGATGAGTCTCGCGATGGCCCTTCCAGCATATCAACTGGAATGA
- a CDS encoding NAD(P)/FAD-dependent oxidoreductase, which yields MAARYDAIVIGGGHNGLVTACYLARAKWKVLVLERRYVVGGACVTEEKTFPGFKVSTAAYVNSLFRPEIIRDLRLHDYGFDVVERNPSSFSPFADGRYLLLGPDAAMNLREIGKFSARDADNYPRYERMLERVASVVEPTLTMTPPDIMHPSLGDLFKLAPMGKAMRKLGPAMGEAIEVLTGPARPILDRWFESEELKATLATDAIIGAFASPSMPGTAYVLFHHVMGETNGKRGVWSYVRGGMGGLTQALARAAKDLGVEIRTEAEVAKIKTRGGTVTGVALTNGDEFDAPRVASNVDCRLTFTKMLDPKTLPDDFAAAVDRIDYSSASAKINVALSALPNFTSCPGSTPGPQHRGTIHLCPDQDFIEHAYDEAKYGAMSTKPIVECTIPSAVDPSVAPEGKHLMSMFCQYAPYDLKGGWNDANRNEFADRCFAIVEEHAPGFTASVIDRQILSPVDIESTFNLAGGNIFQGSMGLHQLFAFRPVPGFANYRTPVKGLYLCGAAAHPGGGVMGASGWNAAREMLKR from the coding sequence ATGGCTGCACGGTACGACGCGATCGTCATCGGCGGGGGGCACAACGGTCTCGTGACCGCATGCTACCTCGCGCGCGCGAAATGGAAAGTGCTCGTGCTCGAGCGGCGCTACGTCGTCGGCGGCGCGTGCGTGACCGAAGAGAAGACTTTCCCAGGATTCAAAGTCTCGACCGCCGCCTACGTCAACAGCCTTTTCCGGCCGGAGATCATCCGCGATCTGCGCCTGCACGATTACGGCTTTGATGTCGTCGAACGGAACCCGTCGTCGTTCTCGCCGTTCGCCGACGGCCGTTATCTGCTGCTCGGACCCGATGCGGCGATGAACCTGCGCGAGATCGGCAAGTTCAGCGCGCGCGACGCGGACAACTATCCGAGATACGAGCGGATGCTCGAACGCGTCGCCTCGGTCGTCGAACCGACTTTGACGATGACGCCGCCCGACATCATGCATCCATCGCTCGGCGACCTCTTCAAGCTGGCGCCGATGGGCAAGGCGATGCGCAAGCTCGGACCCGCGATGGGCGAAGCGATCGAAGTGCTCACGGGTCCGGCGCGGCCGATCCTCGATCGCTGGTTCGAATCCGAAGAGCTCAAGGCGACGCTTGCCACCGACGCGATCATCGGCGCGTTCGCGTCGCCATCGATGCCGGGAACGGCGTACGTCCTATTCCATCACGTCATGGGCGAGACGAACGGCAAGCGCGGCGTGTGGAGCTACGTGCGCGGCGGCATGGGAGGTCTGACGCAAGCGCTCGCGCGGGCCGCGAAAGATCTCGGCGTCGAGATCCGCACGGAGGCCGAAGTCGCGAAGATCAAGACGCGCGGCGGAACGGTCACGGGCGTCGCGTTGACAAATGGCGACGAGTTTGACGCCCCGCGCGTCGCGAGCAACGTCGATTGCCGCCTGACGTTCACGAAGATGCTCGATCCGAAGACGCTCCCCGACGACTTCGCCGCGGCCGTCGACCGCATCGACTACTCGAGCGCGTCGGCGAAGATCAACGTCGCCTTGTCGGCGCTGCCGAATTTCACGTCGTGCCCCGGTTCGACGCCCGGACCGCAGCACCGCGGCACGATCCACCTGTGCCCGGATCAAGACTTCATCGAGCACGCGTACGACGAGGCGAAGTACGGTGCGATGTCGACCAAGCCGATCGTCGAGTGCACGATCCCGTCAGCCGTCGACCCGAGCGTCGCGCCCGAAGGCAAGCATCTCATGTCGATGTTCTGCCAATACGCCCCGTACGATCTCAAAGGCGGATGGAACGACGCGAACCGGAATGAGTTCGCCGACCGCTGTTTCGCGATCGTCGAGGAACATGCGCCGGGCTTCACGGCATCGGTCATCGACCGGCAGATCCTATCGCCTGTCGACATCGAGTCGACGTTCAATCTCGCCGGCGGCAACATATTCCAAGGCTCGATGGGACTGCATCAGCTCTTCGCATTCCGGCCGGTGCCCGGCTTCGCGAACTATCGGACGCCCGTGAAGGGTCTCTACCTCTGCGGCGCAGCGGCGCATCCGGGCGGCGGTGTCATGGGTGCGTCGGGATGGAATGCTGCGCGCGAGATGCTCAAGCGGTGA
- a CDS encoding NAD(P)/FAD-dependent oxidoreductase — translation MKHAQPYDAVVIGAGHNGLVAAAYLARAGLHVCVVERSEVIGGATISEAVWPGWTVSAASYVCSLLDPRIVEELDLPAHGYSVYRKSAASFTPLPDGRSLLLTRDENENAREIAKFSKRDVDGHARFAEEVARLGAALNATFEAAAPSLEAFDARARATFDGSAAELVERYVETPVLQAEMVNDGLIGTYAGPRTPGTGYVLVHHNAGQALGIQGAWGFVRGGMGAVARAIAGAARAAGATIATASPVAQILCDGGRARGVVLADGTEIRSRAVLSNADPKTTFLRLVPDSELGDSFVQRVRDWRCIGVSLKVNFALGELPDYTARPGTNAQPHHGATIHVAPDVDYLQTAYEDAVAGSVSRRPLIECYMQSPSDPSIAPPGKHLLSVFAQYFPYDRQDGPWTDAMREAAADTIVAELAKVAPNLPNAIEARQILAPPDLERRFGLSGGHIFHGELLPDQIFEHRFATRTPLLGLYLCGSGAHPGGCVTGVPGLRASRAALAELATAR, via the coding sequence GTGAAGCACGCTCAGCCGTACGACGCGGTCGTCATCGGCGCCGGGCACAACGGCCTCGTCGCGGCCGCGTATCTCGCGCGTGCCGGTCTGCACGTCTGCGTCGTCGAGCGAAGCGAAGTCATCGGCGGTGCGACGATCAGCGAAGCGGTGTGGCCGGGTTGGACCGTATCGGCCGCCTCGTATGTCTGCAGCCTGCTCGATCCACGCATCGTCGAAGAACTCGACCTGCCGGCGCACGGCTATTCGGTGTATCGGAAGTCGGCCGCGTCGTTCACGCCGCTCCCCGACGGACGATCGTTGCTCCTCACGCGCGACGAGAACGAGAACGCGCGCGAGATCGCCAAGTTCTCGAAGCGCGACGTCGATGGGCACGCGCGCTTCGCCGAAGAGGTCGCGCGGCTCGGCGCCGCGTTGAACGCCACCTTCGAAGCTGCAGCGCCGTCGCTCGAGGCCTTCGATGCGCGCGCGCGCGCGACGTTCGATGGTTCGGCCGCCGAACTCGTCGAGCGATACGTCGAAACGCCCGTCCTCCAAGCCGAGATGGTGAACGACGGACTCATCGGCACGTACGCCGGTCCACGGACGCCCGGCACGGGTTACGTCCTCGTCCACCACAACGCAGGCCAGGCGCTTGGCATCCAAGGCGCGTGGGGCTTCGTGCGCGGCGGCATGGGCGCGGTCGCGCGAGCGATCGCGGGCGCGGCTCGCGCGGCTGGCGCGACGATCGCGACCGCATCGCCGGTCGCCCAGATCTTATGCGATGGCGGTCGAGCGCGCGGGGTCGTCCTCGCCGACGGCACGGAGATCCGGTCGCGCGCGGTCCTCTCGAACGCAGATCCGAAAACGACGTTCCTGCGGCTCGTTCCGGATTCAGAGCTCGGCGACTCGTTCGTCCAGCGAGTCCGCGACTGGCGCTGCATCGGCGTTTCGCTCAAAGTGAACTTCGCGCTCGGCGAGCTGCCGGACTACACGGCGCGGCCGGGGACGAACGCGCAGCCGCATCATGGCGCGACGATCCACGTCGCGCCCGACGTCGACTATCTGCAAACCGCGTATGAAGACGCGGTCGCGGGGTCGGTCTCGCGACGGCCGCTCATCGAATGCTACATGCAATCGCCGAGCGATCCGTCGATAGCGCCGCCCGGCAAGCACTTGCTCTCGGTGTTCGCGCAGTACTTCCCGTACGATCGTCAGGACGGGCCGTGGACCGATGCGATGCGCGAAGCCGCGGCGGACACGATCGTCGCGGAGCTCGCGAAGGTCGCGCCGAATCTCCCGAATGCCATCGAGGCTCGTCAGATCCTCGCGCCGCCGGATCTCGAGCGCCGTTTTGGTCTGAGCGGCGGGCACATCTTCCACGGCGAGCTGCTGCCGGATCAGATCTTCGAGCATCGTTTCGCGACGCGGACTCCGCTGCTCGGCTTATACCTCTGCGGCTCCGGTGCGCATCCAGGCGGGTGCGTCACCGGCGTCCCGGGTCTGCGTGCGTCAAGAGCGGCTCTTGCCGAGCTGGCGACCGCCCGCTGA
- a CDS encoding DUF255 domain-containing protein translates to MSGFHFSPRPNRASDIRWREWEDAAFDQAREENKPILLAISAVWCHWCHVMDETTYSSDDVIELINRRYVPVRVDNDQRPDINARYNQGGWPTTAILTPDGEILKGATYVPPDQMFSLLSQVGSFFAEPENRLAIARRMTELKSLREDAKPQPSDAPKPDIADRVFSFLDSNFDERFGGFGTDQKFPMTAALHFLLDRWQRVRDERSREIVVRSLHAMSGGGMYDRVHGGFYRYSTTRDFSVPHFEKMLEDLGGLLLACARSAAMFDDAELARVSIEVRAYLDQRLWNATFAAYGGSQDADESYYGLDAAGRAALEQPYVDPTIYASWNAETARALISAGPLLERFGADGAEWTARGTAVLGSLWDLLVDDGLVCRYYDGERHIRGLLGDQAWTGWASLTAYEGTGDSKWLERASTIVATSEPLFDAGAGAYADRLPSSDERGRMAEQTFPLDDNALMARVLIKLAALTGDDKRRERARSLLEANADSYRGYGMFAAEYGSAALDWFTPPVEVRIVGAASDSATLALRETARRVAPTALTIEVVDPDRDAPRMRALGHSNGRAATAYLCDERSCFAKTSDPVELNAVLSRPR, encoded by the coding sequence ATGAGCGGCTTTCACTTCTCGCCGCGCCCCAACCGGGCGTCGGACATCAGATGGCGCGAGTGGGAAGATGCCGCGTTCGATCAGGCGCGCGAGGAGAACAAACCGATACTCCTCGCTATATCAGCCGTCTGGTGCCACTGGTGCCATGTGATGGACGAAACGACGTATTCGTCCGACGACGTCATCGAGCTCATCAACCGGCGATACGTACCGGTCCGCGTCGACAACGACCAGCGTCCTGACATCAACGCCCGTTACAATCAGGGCGGCTGGCCGACGACGGCGATCCTCACGCCCGACGGCGAGATACTCAAGGGCGCGACCTATGTCCCGCCCGACCAGATGTTCAGTCTGCTTTCGCAAGTCGGTTCGTTCTTCGCCGAACCGGAGAACCGCCTGGCGATCGCCCGCCGGATGACCGAGCTCAAGTCGCTCCGCGAGGACGCCAAGCCCCAACCGTCGGACGCCCCCAAACCCGACATCGCGGATCGCGTGTTCTCGTTCCTCGATTCGAACTTCGACGAGCGTTTCGGCGGCTTCGGCACCGACCAGAAGTTCCCGATGACCGCCGCGCTCCATTTCCTGCTCGACCGCTGGCAGCGCGTGCGCGACGAGCGCTCGCGCGAGATCGTCGTTCGCTCGCTTCACGCGATGTCGGGCGGGGGAATGTACGACCGCGTCCACGGCGGCTTCTATCGCTACTCGACGACGCGAGACTTCAGCGTACCGCATTTCGAGAAGATGCTCGAGGACCTCGGCGGGTTGCTGCTCGCCTGCGCGCGTTCCGCCGCGATGTTCGATGACGCGGAACTCGCTCGCGTCTCGATAGAAGTGCGTGCGTATCTCGATCAGCGGCTTTGGAACGCGACGTTCGCAGCGTACGGAGGCAGCCAAGACGCGGACGAGTCGTACTACGGGCTGGACGCCGCAGGAAGGGCTGCGCTCGAGCAGCCGTACGTCGATCCGACGATCTACGCGTCGTGGAACGCCGAGACCGCGCGGGCGCTTATCTCCGCCGGTCCGCTGCTGGAACGCTTCGGAGCCGACGGAGCGGAGTGGACCGCGCGCGGAACGGCCGTCCTCGGCTCGCTATGGGACCTGCTGGTCGACGATGGACTCGTCTGCCGTTACTACGACGGTGAACGCCACATCCGCGGCTTGCTGGGCGATCAGGCTTGGACCGGCTGGGCGTCACTCACGGCATACGAAGGGACCGGCGACTCGAAGTGGCTCGAGCGAGCGTCTACGATCGTAGCGACGAGCGAACCGCTTTTCGACGCTGGCGCGGGAGCTTACGCGGACCGCCTCCCTTCGAGCGACGAACGCGGCCGTATGGCGGAACAGACGTTTCCACTCGATGACAACGCACTGATGGCGCGGGTGCTCATCAAGCTCGCGGCGTTAACGGGCGATGACAAGCGGCGCGAGCGCGCTCGGTCGTTGCTCGAGGCGAACGCAGATTCGTACCGCGGCTATGGGATGTTCGCTGCGGAGTATGGATCGGCGGCGCTCGACTGGTTCACACCGCCAGTCGAGGTGCGTATCGTCGGCGCGGCGTCCGATTCCGCGACGCTCGCGCTGCGCGAGACCGCCCGGCGAGTCGCTCCCACCGCGCTTACTATAGAAGTCGTTGATCCGGATCGAGACGCGCCGCGCATGCGAGCGCTCGGGCACTCGAATGGACGCGCTGCTACGGCGTACCTGTGCGACGAACGCTCCTGTTTCGCGAAGACGAGCGACCCAGTAGAGCTCAACGCTGTTCTGTCCCGTCCGCGCTAG
- the pxpB gene encoding 5-oxoprolinase subunit PxpB, translating to MLEIDIKPVGDAALQVVVGDRIDGEVVSRVWSLARAIDAAGGGAFLDIVPAYTSVLVRYDPLRVDQAIAMALVRGASETATESLSANARTVTIGVLFGGEWGVDFETAAHELGMREARFRDAFCKPDYRVAFLGFLAGFPYLLGLPPALALPRLATPRPRVPAGSVGVAALQCGIYPRQSPGGWRLLGRTLAPLFDPSLPAPALLAPGDVVRFEPAASIEETARVDITGGAA from the coding sequence ATGCTCGAAATCGACATCAAGCCTGTAGGCGATGCTGCGCTCCAAGTCGTCGTCGGCGACCGCATCGATGGCGAGGTCGTCTCCCGCGTCTGGTCGCTCGCTCGCGCCATCGACGCAGCGGGAGGCGGCGCGTTTCTCGACATCGTTCCAGCCTACACGTCGGTCCTCGTCCGCTACGACCCGCTGCGCGTCGACCAAGCGATCGCCATGGCGCTCGTGCGAGGCGCGTCCGAGACAGCGACCGAGTCGTTGAGCGCGAACGCGCGGACCGTCACGATCGGCGTCCTGTTCGGCGGCGAATGGGGCGTCGACTTCGAGACGGCCGCTCACGAGCTCGGCATGCGCGAGGCGCGCTTCCGAGACGCATTTTGCAAACCGGACTACCGAGTCGCTTTCCTCGGCTTTCTTGCGGGCTTTCCATATCTGCTCGGCTTGCCTCCCGCGCTCGCCCTGCCGCGACTCGCGACGCCTCGGCCGCGCGTCCCCGCCGGCAGCGTCGGCGTGGCTGCGCTTCAATGCGGGATCTACCCGCGGCAATCACCTGGCGGATGGCGATTGCTTGGCCGGACTCTCGCGCCGCTTTTCGATCCGTCGCTTCCGGCGCCGGCGCTGCTCGCACCAGGCGACGTCGTGCGATTCGAGCCGGCGGCGAGCATCGAAGAGACGGCGCGCGTCGACATCACGGGCGGAGCGGCGTGA
- a CDS encoding biotin-dependent carboxyltransferase family protein, translated as MSETRRLVVRDSGLLASVQDFGRLGVGALGVSPSGAADWFSARAANRLVGNADGRALIETTMNGATFDAMDRMTIAVTGADAPLWIDGKRKHSWRSLAVEAGDRIAIGPPASGLRSYLAIAGGIEISDVLGSAATDVGGGFGGRRLAAGDTLSVGVASSEPVAESAYESGAILALRPPLRLRALAGPDASRVGAAVIDELFASAFRGSARSSRQGLRLEGLAIAGGASDSISAGVCAGCVQLPGDGSPIVLLAEHQSTGGYPVALCVITADIPLAAQVRPGDEVRFERVDRTGARDALAAAAVSLRAIRPAANATTKDPDTAHLGRGFAEGASS; from the coding sequence GTGAGCGAGACCCGCCGGCTCGTGGTGCGCGACTCCGGTCTACTCGCGAGCGTCCAGGATTTTGGCCGGCTCGGCGTCGGTGCGCTGGGCGTCTCGCCGTCCGGGGCGGCGGACTGGTTCTCGGCTCGCGCTGCGAATCGGCTCGTCGGCAACGCCGACGGTCGCGCGCTCATCGAGACGACGATGAACGGCGCGACGTTCGATGCGATGGATCGCATGACGATCGCGGTGACGGGAGCTGATGCGCCGCTGTGGATCGACGGGAAGCGAAAGCATTCGTGGCGGTCGTTGGCAGTAGAAGCAGGCGACCGGATCGCGATCGGACCGCCTGCGAGCGGCTTGCGATCGTACCTCGCGATCGCCGGCGGGATCGAGATATCCGACGTTCTCGGAAGCGCCGCCACCGACGTCGGCGGAGGATTCGGCGGACGTCGACTCGCGGCGGGCGACACGCTCAGCGTGGGAGTCGCTTCGTCCGAGCCCGTTGCGGAATCCGCGTATGAGTCTGGCGCGATCCTAGCGCTTCGTCCGCCGTTACGGCTTCGCGCGCTCGCCGGTCCCGATGCGTCGCGGGTCGGGGCCGCTGTCATCGACGAGCTCTTCGCAAGTGCTTTCCGTGGAAGCGCGCGCTCGAGCAGGCAGGGGCTGCGGCTCGAGGGCTTGGCGATCGCCGGCGGCGCAAGCGACTCGATCTCGGCCGGAGTGTGTGCGGGCTGCGTGCAATTGCCGGGCGACGGTTCGCCGATCGTGCTGCTCGCAGAACACCAGTCGACCGGCGGTTACCCGGTCGCCCTATGCGTCATCACGGCGGACATCCCGCTCGCGGCGCAAGTGCGCCCAGGAGATGAAGTCCGGTTCGAGCGCGTCGACCGGACCGGCGCACGAGATGCGCTTGCCGCCGCGGCAGTGAGTCTACGTGCCATCCGACCGGCCGCAAATGCGACAACGAAGGACCCGGATACCGCACACCTCGGACGCGGTTTTGCCGAAGGAGCATCGTCGTGA
- a CDS encoding 5-oxoprolinase subunit PxpA, protein MNAALRIDLNCDAGESLGDDDAMFDVVTSANIACGFHAGDESTMESTVRSAVRHGVAVGAHPSYPDVQGFGRRTMRVSPAEAEAFVFEQIEVLRTIAKANGSRVTHVKPHGALYNDAARDRSLADAIAAAVRRSGDLRLVGLAGSAFAEAARSADVAFIAEGFCDRAYGEDGHLVSRSVAGSLITDPQAAARQAVDIAVRGRVRSSSGNEIAVVAQTLCIHGDTPGAVDIARAVRAALEGAGVRVARFEAAP, encoded by the coding sequence GTGAACGCCGCGCTTCGCATCGACCTCAACTGCGACGCGGGCGAGTCGCTCGGTGACGACGACGCGATGTTCGATGTCGTCACGTCGGCGAACATCGCTTGCGGGTTTCACGCGGGCGACGAGTCGACGATGGAGTCGACCGTCCGATCGGCGGTCCGGCACGGCGTCGCCGTCGGCGCGCATCCCTCGTATCCCGACGTTCAAGGTTTCGGACGCCGCACGATGCGCGTCTCACCCGCCGAGGCCGAGGCGTTCGTGTTCGAGCAGATCGAAGTGCTCCGAACGATCGCCAAGGCGAACGGCTCGCGCGTGACGCACGTGAAACCGCACGGTGCGCTGTACAACGATGCTGCGCGCGACCGATCCCTTGCCGATGCGATCGCGGCAGCGGTGCGTCGATCCGGCGATCTGCGGCTCGTCGGTTTGGCGGGTTCGGCGTTCGCGGAAGCGGCGAGATCAGCCGATGTGGCTTTCATCGCGGAAGGCTTTTGCGATCGTGCATACGGCGAAGACGGCCATCTCGTCTCGCGCTCTGTCGCCGGATCGCTTATCACCGATCCTCAGGCCGCCGCCCGCCAAGCCGTCGATATCGCCGTCCGCGGCCGCGTGCGCAGCTCATCGGGCAACGAAATCGCAGTCGTCGCGCAGACGCTTTGCATCCATGGAGACACGCCCGGCGCGGTCGACATCGCCCGAGCGGTACGCGCGGCGCTCGAAGGTGCCGGAGTTCGCGTTGCGCGGTTCGAGGCGGCTCCTTAG